In Acidisarcina polymorpha, the DNA window AAGCAAACGCGAGCGCGCCGTACCAGGTGTCGATCTCCGAGTAGTGCGTGGGATTGTTGTCGTACTGATGAGGGCTGGAGACAAAGCGCTCGGCGACCCGCTTCCCTATCTCCCGGGGAGAATATCCCGGCGGCCAGTCGCGAAAATAGCTGATGTCTTGAGCAGGCGCTGGGATCGACAGCAGGGCAAGCCAGGCAACGGCGAGCAGAATACGAGCGCGGTTCCTCGGTGCTTTCATCGCCACGCCATACTATACGACCCCGCGCCCAATCTCGCGGCGGGACATCGAGAGCGCTAGCGGAAGGCGGGACGCCGCAGGGTATACGAACTCAGCGTCTTAATGTAATTGCCGCGCTCGAAGGGCGACGGATCCGGGACGGCGATCCGGCTGAGCGATCCGCGCATCTGCCGGATGGACTGATATTCATGCTCGACCATCCAGCGAATCAGGTCCGCATGGATGGTGTTCAGGTGCTCGATGCCGTGGATCAAAAGGGCCGACGTCAGCATGGTCACCGACGCACCGGCCATGATTCCTTTCAAGACATCCTTGGCGTAATGCACGCCTCCGGTAATAGCCAGGTCGGCGCGGATACGCCCGTAGAGGATCGCCACCCAGTGCAGCCGGAGCAGCAACTCGTCCGACCGGCTTAGCGAAAGGTGCGGGGTAACCGTCAAGTTCTCGATATCGAAGTCGGGCTGGTAGAAGCGGTTGAAGACGACCAGGCCATTGATGCCGGCGGCATCCAGTTGCACAGCAAGGTTTGGAATGCTGGTGAACTGAGGCGAAAGCTTGACTGCGAGCGGGATGCGAATGCTATGTCGCACCTGGCGGACGAGCTCGACGAGCTGCTGCTCAACTTCGCTACCAGGAATGAGCGGATCGGTGGCCAATGAGTAGGTGTTCAGCTCAAGCGCATCGGCGCCGGCGGCCTCAACATCGCGAGCGAAGCGGACCCACCCGCCCGGAGTGGCGCCGTTGATGCTGGCGATGATTGGGATCGAGACGCTGTGCTTTACCTGGACTAGATGCTCCAGGTAATGGTCCTGATCAGCACGGTAATCGTCGAAGTCGGGCAGGTAGCTGAGCGACTCCGGAAACGAGTCGGTGCCTCGCGACAAATCCCGGTCGAGGGCGTTGCTTTCAAGGTTGAGCTGCTCTTCGAAGAGCGAGCCGAGGACGACGGCGGAAGCGCCAAAGTCCTCCATACGGCGCACGTTTAGTGTCGCTTCGGAGAGCGGATTAGAAGAAACGACCAGCGGATTCTTTAAGGGGATGCCGAGGTATTCTG includes these proteins:
- a CDS encoding dihydroorotate dehydrogenase-like protein codes for the protein MEALDLTTEYLGIPLKNPLVVSSNPLSEATLNVRRMEDFGASAVVLGSLFEEQLNLESNALDRDLSRGTDSFPESLSYLPDFDDYRADQDHYLEHLVQVKHSVSIPIIASINGATPGGWVRFARDVEAAGADALELNTYSLATDPLIPGSEVEQQLVELVRQVRHSIRIPLAVKLSPQFTSIPNLAVQLDAAGINGLVVFNRFYQPDFDIENLTVTPHLSLSRSDELLLRLHWVAILYGRIRADLAITGGVHYAKDVLKGIMAGASVTMLTSALLIHGIEHLNTIHADLIRWMVEHEYQSIRQMRGSLSRIAVPDPSPFERGNYIKTLSSYTLRRPAFR